In the Pogona vitticeps strain Pit_001003342236 chromosome 2, PviZW2.1, whole genome shotgun sequence genome, CAACTTCCAGCCCAAAGGAAcatcctccagtccagcctcaTCTCCTCACTGgttctcttccctcacctttttggctgtctttccttcctccttcatgACTATGGCAGAGTCCGAACACATTATTCCTTATTCCTGCTGATTTtggttgtttctcttttttttgtaatCTACAAGATGATGAACAGGAGGAGAAGAATGGCCTAACAACATCTAAGGCAAGCTGGGCAGGAACTGATAATcaaacaagaaaacagagaattgaaaattgGAGTGGGCAGGCATGGACTTCACATGAAAGGACGGATGCAGGGGAGAAACAACATCAATGcttcgaatgtggaaagagttttagtcaacgttgtcaccttaggtcacatcaaaggactcacactggggagaaacaacataaatgcttggaatgtggaaagagttttagtcacagtggtgtccttaggttacatcaaaggactcacactggggagaaaccacataaatgcacggaatgtggaaagagctttagtcagcgtggtcaccttaggtcgcatcaaaggactcacactggggagaagccacataaatgcttggaatgtggaaagagttttagtcaacGTTggcaccttaggtcacatcaaaggactcacactggggagaaaccacataaatgcttggaatgtggaaagagttttagtcacagtggtgtccttaggttacatcaaaggactcacactggggagaaaccacataaatgcacagaatgtggaaagagctttagtgagtgtggtcaccttaggtcacatcaaaggactcacactggggagaaaccacataaatgcttggaatgtggaaagagctttagtcacagtggttcccttaggttacatcaaaggattcacactggggagaaaccacataaatgcttggaatgtggaaagagttttagtaaGAGTGAttaccttaagttacatcaaaggattcacactggggagaaaccacataaatgcatggaatgtggaaagagttttcgTCACAGTGGTTCCCTTAGAggacatcaaaggattcacactggggagaaaccacataaatgcttggaatgtggaaagagttttagtcagagtggtctcctgaggtcacatcaaaggactcacactgtggagaaaccacataaatgcttggaatgtggaaagagctttagtcacagtggttcCCTTACgatacatcaaaggattcacactggggagaaaccacatgaatgcacggaatgtggaaagagctttagtagcagtggtgcccttaggtcacatgaaaggactcacactggggagaaaccacataaatgcatggaatgtggaaagagctttagtcacagtggtgtccttaggttacatcaaaggactcacactggggagaaaccacataaatgcacggaatgtggaaagagctttagtcagcgTGGTCACCTTAGCtcgcatcaaaggactcacactggggagaagccacataaatgcttggaatgtggaaagagttttagtcaacGTTggcaccttaggtcacatcaaaggactcacactggggagaaaccacataaatgcttggaatgtggaaagagttttagtcacagtggtgtccttaggttacatcaaaggactcacactggggagaaaccacataaatgcacagaatgtggaaagagctttagtgtgtgtggtcaccttaggtcacatcaaaggactcacactggggagaaaccacataaatgcttggaatgtggaaagagctttagtcacagtggttcccttaggttacatcaaaggattcacactggggagaaaccacataaatgcttggaatgtggaaagagttttagtcagagtgattaccttaagttacatcaaaggattcacactggggagaaaccacataaatgcatggaatgtggaaagagttttcgTCACAGTGGTTCCCTTAGAggacatcaaaggattcacactggggagaaaccacataaatgcttggaatgtggaaagagttttagtcagagtggtctcctgaggtcacatcaaaggactcacactggggagaaaccacataaatgcttggaatgtggaaagagctttagtcacagtggttcCCTTAcgatacatcaaaggactcacactggggagaaaccacatgaatgcacggaatgtggaaagagctttagtagcagtggtgcccttaggtcacatgaaaggactcacactggggagaaaccacataaatgcttggaatgtggaaagagctttggtcagagtggtaaccttaggtcacatcaaaggactcacactggggagaaacaacataaatgcttggaatgtggaaagagttttagtcacagtggtgtccttaggttacatcaaaggactcacactggggagaaaccacataaatgcacggaatgtggaaagagctttagtcggactgatcatcttaggtcacatcaaaggactcacactggggagaaaccacataaatgcttggaatgtggaaagagttttactCAACGTTggcaccttaggtcacatcaaaggactcacactggggagaaaccacataaatgcttggaatgtggaaagagttttagtcacagtggtgtccttaggttacatgaaaggactcacactggggagaaaccacataaatgcacagaatgtggaaagagctttagtcagtgTGGTcgccttaggtcacatcaaaggattcacactggggagaaaccacataaatgcttggaatgtggaaagagttttagtcagagtgattaccttaagttacatcaaaggattcacactggagagaaaccacataaatgcatggaatgtggaaagagttttagtcaatGTTGtcaacttaggtcacatcaaaggactcacactggggagaaaccacataaatgcttggaatgtggaaagagttttcgTCACAGTGGTTCCCTTAGAggacatcaaaggattcacactgtggagaaaccacataaatgcttggaatgtggaaagagttttagtcagagtggtctcctgaggtcacatcaaaggactcacactggggagaaaccacataaatgcacggaatgtggaaagagctttagtagcagtggtgcccttaggtcacatgaaaggactcacactggggagaaaccacataaatgcatggaatgtggaaagaggtttagtAAGAGtcgtaaccttaggtcacatgaaagaactcacactagggagaaaccacataaatgcttggaatgtggaaagagcttcagtattAATAGTCATCTTAGGAAACAtagaagaactcacactggggagaaaccacatgaatgcacggaatgtggaaagagctttagtagcagtggtgcccttaggtcacatgaaaggactcacactggggagaaaccacataaatgcttggaatgtggaaaaagcttcagtatTACTAGTATTTTGGttccatcaaagaattcacactggggagaaaccacataagagtgctgtcctgtgaagatgctggccacagagactggtgaaacggtaggaagaacaaccttcagaacatggccaaggaacccaaaaaacccacaacaaccaaaccacATAAacgcttggaatgtggaaagatctttagttgcagtggtgcccttaggttacatgaaagaacacacactggggagaaactgtatgaatgcatggaatgtggaaagaattttagtcagagtggtcaccttagatGTTCGGTTTTATGGAGTACAACAGATGATGGAACTTATGCTAAGCGAAAGTCCTTGGTGGAAAGATAACTGAGGGAGTGACAGCCAGCAATGTATTTTATTCACGGCTGGGTGGGAACAAAATTTTCTCTCTGTTAACAAATCAAAAtgtgcttttttactttttatatatttattttttaagtttaaatacttttgcatgtctttaatagaaaatataaggattttttttcctttttatcattGTATTTTTAGGAAGTTTGAAGGGTTCTGAAGATGTACActctgtctttctagattatgagctCCAGTGTTCTAATGTGTTCgtattttagattcaaacacAAATTTTCCCTACTATCTACATTTAAATTCCTGAATCTTTTTACAAGATGCAACAATGTATTTTATGTAAGCCTGTAGTTTTTCCATAACTATCTGACTTTGGGATTTGAAGATCTGTACCAACAGTTTTTTCCTCATGCTTGTAAGACTATCTTACATATTTCTTGGATTTAGTATATTTATGTATGGAATCTAGAAATGATGTGaataaatgaacttgtacagaattaacaagttttggaattacccggaatcattgcaacaatgaaaagagttcttatgagatacccagatgagcttcaaaccCTTTGTCACTGGTTGTCTATCTGACAGAGAAAGTTgggctgaacccatcctgactggaTTCCCGTCCTTtccagagaagaggagggaaaagcccATGGAGTGTTGGCTGGGTGCCAACTCCAAAAAcccattcttatttatttatttattatttgatttcaaccccgcctctctagacagagtctaattggggcggcttacaaacagttataaaacatcatgaAGTATAATCATATATAATGTCATATaactattaaaatacagtggtgccccgcatatcgacgttaatccattccggattaatcattgctatctggaaacatcgctgaacagaacaaaaaagcccatagaaatgcattaaaacacgattaatgcattcctatgggcttaaaactcaacattgagtgaagatcctccataggggtggccatttttggtgcctctaaagcgaggcaacacagtgggcggctattttggaaccaccaatcagctggccaaaaatggggcctttggcattttcccccagctgagcagctggagcttcaaagccctgccgctcagctggggggaaatggcgGTGGTCGGTTGgcagtggctttggaaggaccccgaagccaccgccgactgccgacatttgctttccaagctctcaaagggctttcccctgacaatggagaaagccctttgaaagctcggaaggctctcggcagcggcagggtaggggggtccggatggcttccaggcgaagcactggaagccatccgacccccctaccctgcccctgcCACCAGGAGCCTTGCCAcgcccgcctatcccagccatgctcggactcccaggaggGTAGGGGGGTCGGTTGgcagtggctttggaaggaccccgaagccaccgccgactgccgacatttgctttccaagctctcaaagggctttcccctgacaatggagaaagccctttgaaagctcagAAGGCTCTCGGCagcggcagggtaggggggtccggatggcttccaggcgaagcactggaagccatccgaaccccctaccctgcccctgcCACCAGGAGCCTTGCCAcgcccgcctatcccagccatgctcggactcccaggagtccgagcatggctgggataggcgggcgcggggcggctccaaggagaaaggccagatcgacTCCCTCCCCTgcactccttcccaagcgcccatcagctgggtgaaaatgggAAACCGGGTGCGGGGCGGCTCcaagcagcagcagaggcaggCAGGGGGGgtctggatggcttccagtgctttgcctgccCCCACCACCGGGAGCCACGCAAcgcccgcctatcccagccatgatcggactcctgggagtccaagcatggctgggataggcgggtgTGGGGCAGCTCcaatgagaaaggccagatcggctcctgccttccttccccaccgggcacctcctccgctgctgcaagcaccatcggggcagccctttggtgCTTGCAGCACCGGAGGAGATGCCTGGTGGAgaagaaggcaggagccgatctggcatttctcccccaccgggcaaGCGGAGGTCAAGATGGGGGGAAAAGCTGGCCAGCGCTTGGGAAGGAGCGTGAGGGAGCCCTCCCCTgcactccttcccaagcgcccgtcagctggggggaaaagccagcctgcgcTTGGGAAGGAGCGCAGGTGAGCCCTCCCCGCCCTCCTTCCCAAGCACctgtcagctggggggaaattgggcctatggggaaaaatcgcaaagcgatttttccccataaggaacatcgcaatgtgattgcttttgcgatcgcaaaatccacatcggtatgcggattcgtcgttaaacggggcgcccatcaagcgaggcaccaatgtatttcaTAAGacaatcacatgattaaatcaacaaatttagaagttcaagatggagaaaaagaaaactaaagagaaaaaagaatcaaGTGTTGAGTGGAGGGAAGGCCCGCCTAAAGAGCtaagtctttaaatgactcttaaaaacacccagagaagacttccggcttgatgtcgcgacgagacagcagcaggaggacagagctctgtcccctgggctgaatcctgaccttgttcgggacaccgtagggtgtcggaaccaccctggaggggtggtgaactgggggggggaagcctgttgatcacggggggggggggcggcggccaccctaTTCAATCCAGGAAACTCCCAAATCAGCgaacaggcagaaacaagcagcttcggcttgcttgcaagtcgctgGCAGCCAGCCAAAGAAGCAAGAACCAGCCTTTTGACATTgctgtttaccatcgggtgagacttttataagtaggcatccttcagtctcgaaagactatggtatcgtgctctgtatggaggacttggaacagcgtctagtgtggctgaggaggccaatacgagagtgacaatcccttccacactggagacaaatccaatctgtcccctgtccagctccctggttttgcttcctttgtgacttcctctttgcctcagcctgctggacaagggtctcttcaaattgggagaggccatgatgcactgcctgcctccaggctgaacgatcagatgtcagagtttcccatctgttgaggtctattcctaaggccttcagatcccgcttgcagatatccttgtattgcagctgtggtctccctctggggcgatttccctgcactaattctccatataggagatcctttggaatccgaccatcagccattctcacaacgtgcccaagccagcgtagacgtcgctgtttcagtaatgtatgcatgctgaaaattccagctcgttctaggactattctatttggaactctgtcctgccaggtgataccaaaaatccgtcgtaggcaacgcatatggaaggtgttcagcttcctctcctgccgggcacaaagggtccaggactcgctgcagtacaggagtgtgcttaggacacaggctctatagacttggatctttgt is a window encoding:
- the LOC140703737 gene encoding uncharacterized protein LOC140703737, giving the protein MKNEEPNPRSLQHLQDDEQEEKNGLTTSKASWAGTDNQTRKQRIENWSGQAWTSHERTDAGEKQHQCFECGKSFSQRCHLRSHQRTHTGEKQHKCLECGKSFSHSGVLRLHQRTHTGEKPHKCTECGKSFSQRGHLRSHQRTHTGEKPHKCLECGKSFSQRWHLRSHQRTHTGEKPHKCLECGKSFSHSGVLRLHQRTHTGEKPHKCTECGKSFSECGHLRSHQRTHTGEKPHKCLECGKSFSHSGSLRLHQRIHTGEKPHKCLECGKSFSKSDYLKLHQRIHTGEKPHKCMECGKSFRHSGSLRGHQRIHTGEKPHKCLECGKSFSQSGLLRSHQRTHTVEKPHKCLECGKSFSHSGSLTIHQRIHTGEKPHECTECGKSFSSSGALRSHERTHTGEKPHKCMECGKSFSHSGVLRLHQRTHTGEKPHKCTECGKSFSQRGHLSSHQRTHTGEKPHKCLECGKSFSQRWHLRSHQRTHTGEKPHKCLECGKSFSHSGVLRLHQRTHTGEKPHKCTECGKSFSVCGHLRSHQRTHTGEKPHKCLECGKSFSHSGSLRLHQRIHTGEKPHKCLECGKSFSQSDYLKLHQRIHTGEKPHKCMECGKSFRHSGSLRGHQRIHTGEKPHKCLECGKSFSQSGLLRSHQRTHTGEKPHKCLECGKSFSHSGSLTIHQRTHTGEKPHECTECGKSFSSSGALRSHERTHTGEKPHKCLECGKSFGQSGNLRSHQRTHTGEKQHKCLECGKSFSHSGVLRLHQRTHTGEKPHKCTECGKSFSRTDHLRSHQRTHTGEKPHKCLECGKSFTQRWHLRSHQRTHTGEKPHKCLECGKSFSHSGVLRLHERTHTGEKPHKCTECGKSFSQCGRLRSHQRIHTGEKPHKCLECGKSFSQSDYLKLHQRIHTGEKPHKCMECGKSFSQCCQLRSHQRTHTGEKPHKCLECGKSFRHSGSLRGHQRIHTVEKPHKCLECGKSFSQSGLLRSHQRTHTGEKPHKCTECGKSFSSSGALRSHERTHTGEKPHKCMECGKRFSKSRNLRSHERTHTREKPHKCLECGKSFSINSHLRKHRRTHTGEKPHKSAVL